Proteins co-encoded in one Halorussus lipolyticus genomic window:
- a CDS encoding DUF7504 family protein: MQRRTDGGSFTLSPGEQALVSVPSMESPLSVLPDEAFENLLVVSATAAPEKVEAIVRQRGGDPQKVGVVPVTGSQVEYDGPLWTTDAVDPSDLTGISIRFSKAMEYVMRGGWVVVDNVNVLLMYGREEQVFRLFESVVSSARAKEACGAYCTVREAVTDQTYSRFRNFCDRTVSLE; encoded by the coding sequence GTGCAGAGGAGGACTGACGGCGGGTCGTTCACCCTCTCGCCCGGCGAGCAGGCGCTGGTCTCGGTGCCCTCGATGGAGTCGCCGCTGTCGGTCCTGCCCGACGAGGCCTTCGAGAACCTGCTGGTCGTCTCGGCGACGGCCGCCCCCGAGAAGGTCGAGGCCATCGTCCGTCAGCGAGGAGGCGACCCTCAGAAGGTCGGGGTCGTCCCGGTCACGGGGTCGCAGGTCGAGTACGACGGGCCGCTCTGGACCACCGACGCGGTGGACCCCAGCGACCTCACCGGCATCAGCATCCGGTTCTCGAAGGCGATGGAGTACGTGATGCGCGGCGGGTGGGTGGTCGTGGACAACGTGAACGTCCTGCTGATGTACGGCAGAGAGGAGCAGGTCTTTCGCCTGTTCGAGTCGGTCGTATCCAGCGCCCGCGCCAAGGAGGCCTGCGGTGCCTACTGCACGGTCCGCGAGGCCGTCACCGACCAGACGTACTCTCGGTTTCGGAACTTCTGTGACCGCACCGTCTCGCTGGAGTAG
- a CDS encoding NAD(P)-dependent alcohol dehydrogenase, whose amino-acid sequence MRTAVLKEPGRLEIEERPEPDPASDEVLVAIGEVGICGSDLHYYEHGRIGDYVVEDPLILGHESAGEVTAVGEQVADLRVGDRVALEPGVPCRRCAHCKRGEYNLCPDVTFMATPPDDGAFAEYVVWPADFAYRLPESVSIREGALCEPLSVGIHAARRGEVGVGDSVLVTGAGPIGLLAMAAVHAGGASEVLVSEVVDAKRRRAEERGADATIDPSETDLAEAVADHANRSGVDVVIEASGAKSAIAGSLDAVRRGGTVVFVGLAPEAEVPLNVLDIVDNELDVRGSFRYRNTYPSAVDLLADGAVDVEGIVDFAADLADVDDAFRRAMDGETVKGMVTVGE is encoded by the coding sequence ATGCGCACCGCAGTCCTGAAAGAACCCGGCCGACTCGAAATCGAGGAGCGCCCCGAACCCGACCCCGCGTCCGACGAGGTGCTGGTCGCAATCGGCGAGGTCGGCATCTGCGGGTCGGACCTCCACTACTACGAACACGGCAGAATCGGCGACTACGTGGTCGAGGACCCCCTGATTCTGGGCCACGAGAGCGCGGGCGAGGTCACAGCGGTCGGCGAGCAGGTCGCTGACCTCCGAGTGGGCGACCGGGTGGCGCTCGAACCGGGCGTGCCCTGCCGGCGGTGCGCCCACTGCAAGCGCGGCGAGTACAACCTCTGCCCGGACGTGACGTTCATGGCGACGCCGCCGGACGACGGGGCGTTCGCGGAGTACGTCGTGTGGCCCGCCGACTTCGCCTACCGCCTCCCCGAGTCGGTCTCGATTCGGGAGGGCGCGCTCTGCGAACCCCTCAGCGTGGGCATCCACGCCGCCCGGCGCGGCGAGGTCGGGGTCGGCGATTCGGTCCTCGTCACCGGCGCGGGACCCATCGGTCTGCTGGCGATGGCCGCTGTCCACGCTGGGGGAGCAAGCGAGGTCCTCGTCTCCGAGGTAGTGGACGCAAAGCGCCGCCGCGCCGAGGAGCGCGGTGCCGACGCGACCATCGACCCGAGCGAGACCGACCTCGCGGAAGCGGTCGCCGACCACGCGAATCGCTCCGGCGTGGACGTGGTAATCGAGGCCTCGGGCGCGAAATCCGCCATCGCGGGGTCGCTCGACGCGGTTCGCCGGGGTGGCACCGTCGTCTTCGTCGGCCTCGCGCCCGAGGCCGAGGTCCCCCTGAACGTGCTGGACATCGTGGACAACGAACTCGACGTTCGGGGGTCCTTCCGGTACCGGAACACCTACCCTTCAGCCGTGGACCTCCTCGCAGACGGCGCGGTGGACGTGGAAGGCATCGTGGACTTCGCGGCCGACTTGGCCGACGTAGACGACGCGTTCCGGCGCGCGATGGACGGAGAGACGGTGAAAGGGATGGTGACGGTCGGAGAGTAA
- a CDS encoding YgaP-like transmembrane domain has protein sequence MALERNVGGLDRIARAVVGVALVAVAVGAFLTARRGVATAAALAGAGLLFNAATQFCGLNALLGIDTCSRKQ, from the coding sequence ATGGCACTCGAACGAAACGTTGGCGGACTCGACAGAATCGCTCGCGCCGTCGTCGGCGTCGCGCTGGTCGCGGTGGCAGTCGGCGCGTTCCTCACCGCGCGCCGAGGAGTCGCCACCGCCGCGGCGCTCGCTGGCGCTGGTCTCCTGTTCAACGCCGCAACCCAGTTCTGCGGCCTGAACGCGCTCCTCGGCATCGACACCTGCTCGCGAAAGCAGTAG
- a CDS encoding YbaK/EbsC family protein has translation MHERAAEFADRADREYDFEVEVKEFPEGTKTAEDAAEAIGCDVAQIASSIAMQAGDRLVVVVTSGANRVSEAKLAGLLGLDEDDVAMANAGEIKAALGWSIGGVPPFCHDAEVPVYLDETLTEFETVWAAAGTPEAVFPIDPEELRTLSGAEVADVAE, from the coding sequence ATGCACGAGCGAGCCGCGGAGTTCGCCGACCGGGCGGACAGGGAGTACGATTTCGAGGTCGAAGTCAAGGAGTTCCCCGAGGGAACCAAGACCGCCGAGGACGCCGCCGAGGCCATCGGGTGCGACGTGGCCCAAATCGCCAGTAGCATCGCCATGCAGGCCGGCGACAGACTCGTCGTGGTCGTGACCAGCGGGGCCAACCGCGTGAGTGAAGCGAAGTTGGCGGGCCTCCTCGGACTGGACGAGGACGACGTAGCAATGGCCAACGCCGGGGAAATCAAGGCCGCGCTCGGGTGGTCCATCGGCGGTGTCCCGCCGTTCTGCCACGACGCCGAGGTCCCGGTGTATCTGGACGAGACGCTGACCGAGTTCGAGACGGTCTGGGCCGCCGCGGGGACGCCCGAGGCGGTCTTTCCCATCGACCCCGAGGAGCTTCGGACGCTTTCGGGTGCTGAGGTCGCCGACGTGGCGGAGTAA
- a CDS encoding phosphotransacetylase family protein — protein sequence MKTILVTATEESTGKTAVALALAKLAAERGLSVGYMKPKGTRLQSNVGKTLDEDPMLARDLLDLDAEMHNLEPIVYSPTFIEQAIRGREDADEIREQVRKSFEKLAEGKDLMVVEGGGKLTTGGIVDLTDPEVADLLDAEVLLLSKYAKGGDVDDLLAAADDVGDRLLGVLFNAISDANFDDLETEVVPFLEGRGVPVLGVVPREQSLAGVTVDGLSAELSAEQLNDAPGDAFVERFLVGAMSGDSALRHLRRTKDAALITGGDRPDLQRVALEAPGVKCLILTGGFRPPGAIVGKAEEKGVPVLLVQSDTLTTIERAEDIVRSGRTRDAETVETMRDLLHDHADVEAIVGAGESSAVTDPESDDDPESDSPEGGNAE from the coding sequence ATGAAAACGATACTCGTTACCGCGACCGAGGAGAGTACAGGCAAGACCGCGGTCGCGCTCGCGCTGGCCAAACTGGCCGCCGAGCGCGGCCTGTCGGTCGGCTACATGAAACCCAAGGGCACCCGACTCCAGTCCAACGTCGGCAAGACGCTGGACGAGGACCCGATGCTGGCCCGCGACCTGCTGGATTTGGACGCCGAGATGCATAATCTCGAACCCATCGTCTACTCGCCGACGTTCATCGAGCAGGCGATTCGAGGCCGGGAGGACGCCGACGAAATCCGTGAACAGGTACGCAAGAGCTTTGAAAAACTTGCTGAAGGAAAGGATTTGATGGTCGTGGAGGGCGGCGGCAAGCTAACCACGGGCGGCATCGTGGACCTCACCGACCCCGAAGTCGCCGACCTGCTCGATGCCGAAGTTCTGCTCCTCTCGAAGTACGCGAAGGGCGGCGACGTTGACGACCTGCTGGCGGCGGCCGACGACGTGGGCGACCGATTGCTCGGCGTGCTGTTCAACGCCATCTCGGACGCCAACTTCGACGACCTCGAAACCGAGGTGGTGCCCTTCCTCGAAGGCCGAGGAGTCCCGGTCCTCGGGGTCGTCCCCCGCGAGCAGTCGCTGGCCGGTGTGACCGTAGACGGCCTCTCTGCGGAACTCTCCGCGGAGCAGTTGAACGACGCGCCGGGTGACGCCTTCGTAGAGCGGTTCCTCGTCGGCGCGATGTCGGGCGATTCCGCGCTCAGGCACCTCCGCCGGACCAAGGACGCCGCGCTCATCACCGGGGGCGACCGGCCGGACCTCCAGCGCGTCGCGCTCGAAGCGCCCGGCGTGAAGTGCCTCATCCTGACCGGCGGATTCCGGCCGCCGGGGGCAATCGTCGGCAAGGCCGAGGAGAAGGGCGTCCCCGTCCTGCTGGTCCAGTCGGACACGCTGACGACCATCGAACGCGCCGAGGACATCGTGCGGAGCGGCCGGACCCGAGACGCCGAGACGGTCGAGACGATGCGTGACCTGCTCCACGACCACGCCGACGTGGAGGCCATCGTCGGCGCAGGCGAGTCGTCCGCCGTGACCGACCCCGAGTCGGACGACGACCCCGAGAGCGACTCCCCCGAGGGCGGTAACGCCGAATAA
- a CDS encoding GIY-YIG nuclease family protein — protein sequence MAKGTYTLLIELESDATVEFGAVGERALSSGWYAYTGSAFGTGGFSRVERHRELSAEERDVRHWHVDYLLGHPESRVAEVVKTADEDVECEVSRELDAEPIAGLGASDCDCDSHLKFAAEREALERGVRRAHETATE from the coding sequence ATGGCAAAAGGAACCTATACGTTGCTCATCGAACTCGAATCGGACGCCACCGTCGAGTTCGGCGCTGTCGGCGAGCGCGCCCTCTCGTCGGGGTGGTACGCCTACACCGGGAGCGCGTTCGGCACCGGCGGGTTCTCGCGGGTCGAACGCCACCGCGAACTCTCTGCCGAGGAGCGCGATGTCCGCCATTGGCACGTCGATTACCTCCTCGGGCACCCCGAGAGCAGGGTCGCAGAGGTCGTAAAGACGGCCGACGAGGACGTGGAATGCGAGGTGAGCCGTGAACTCGACGCCGAACCAATCGCGGGCCTCGGGGCCTCGGACTGCGACTGCGATTCGCATCTGAAATTTGCGGCCGAGCGTGAGGCCTTAGAGCGAGGAGTTCGACGGGCGCACGAGACGGCGACGGAGTAG
- a CDS encoding carbohydrate kinase family protein produces MPDPDPDVLVAGESLIDFLPDSAGALADVANFSRRAGGAPANVAVALAHLGATPWFWTRVGEDPFGDHLAETLSSFGVPDRFVERDSSAKTALAFVSHDEEADREFTFYRDGTADTRVEPGGVPDETLDSVEWVSVGGVMLSADPGRSATLDLAERAADRDCTVVFDPNARPELWRDADRDFADLVAEMLDLADVVKATPEDLADAGFEGDSPEALARSVTEAGPAEASSNRTGPHTVLLTLGGTGAFALSTEAAPWGAGAASHSGYDVDPVDTTGAGDAFTAGAIAAFAEQGDGASLSEVIGFANAVAAVTTTAQGAMAALPTREAVREFRD; encoded by the coding sequence ATGCCTGACCCAGACCCCGACGTCCTCGTCGCCGGAGAATCGCTTATCGACTTTCTGCCCGATAGCGCCGGGGCGCTCGCCGACGTAGCGAACTTCTCCCGGCGCGCTGGCGGTGCCCCAGCGAACGTGGCCGTGGCGCTCGCTCACCTCGGCGCGACCCCGTGGTTCTGGACCCGCGTCGGCGAGGACCCCTTCGGCGACCACCTCGCAGAAACCCTCTCGTCGTTCGGGGTCCCCGACCGGTTCGTCGAGCGCGACTCCTCGGCCAAGACCGCGCTGGCGTTCGTCAGCCACGACGAGGAGGCCGACCGCGAGTTCACCTTCTACCGCGATGGCACCGCCGACACTCGCGTCGAACCCGGCGGAGTCCCCGACGAAACCCTCGATTCGGTCGAATGGGTCTCGGTCGGCGGGGTGATGCTGTCTGCGGACCCCGGCCGGTCGGCCACGCTGGACCTCGCCGAGCGCGCCGCCGACCGCGACTGCACCGTGGTCTTCGACCCCAACGCTCGCCCCGAACTCTGGAGAGACGCGGACCGCGACTTTGCCGACCTCGTGGCCGAGATGCTCGACCTCGCCGACGTAGTGAAGGCCACGCCCGAGGACCTCGCTGACGCCGGGTTCGAGGGCGACTCGCCCGAGGCGCTCGCCCGGAGCGTCACCGAGGCCGGTCCTGCTGAGGCCAGCTCCAATCGGACTGGCCCGCACACCGTCCTCCTCACCCTCGGCGGGACCGGCGCGTTCGCCCTCTCGACCGAGGCGGCCCCGTGGGGCGCTGGCGCGGCGTCTCACTCGGGGTACGACGTGGACCCGGTTGACACCACCGGCGCTGGCGACGCCTTCACCGCCGGAGCAATTGCGGCGTTCGCCGAGCAGGGCGACGGGGCCTCGCTGTCCGAGGTCATCGGGTTCGCCAACGCTGTCGCCGCGGTCACGACCACAGCGCAGGGCGCGATGGCGGCCCTGCCGACCCGCGAGGCGGTCCGGGAGTTCCGGGACTGA
- a CDS encoding DUF4149 domain-containing protein: protein MSLLQTALTTATDAALGIWLGTILFFSFVGAPTTFDVLGDDAGQVVNAIFPKYYLLGVGLGAAALVAVLVAGLVTAFDAPRIGLLALVGGGIGMNAYARWVLIPKMDRAGDDAFAQYHKQSVALNGVTMLAVGTALVLSHV, encoded by the coding sequence ATGAGCCTCCTCCAGACCGCGCTCACGACCGCCACGGACGCCGCGCTCGGCATCTGGCTCGGGACCATCCTGTTCTTCTCGTTCGTCGGCGCGCCGACGACCTTCGACGTGTTGGGCGACGACGCCGGGCAGGTGGTCAACGCCATCTTCCCGAAGTACTACCTCCTCGGGGTCGGTCTCGGTGCGGCCGCGCTGGTGGCGGTGCTGGTCGCTGGCCTCGTGACCGCTTTCGACGCACCGCGAATCGGCCTGCTGGCACTCGTCGGGGGCGGTATCGGGATGAACGCCTACGCCCGATGGGTTCTGATTCCGAAGATGGACCGTGCTGGCGACGACGCTTTCGCGCAGTACCACAAGCAGTCGGTCGCGCTCAACGGCGTGACGATGCTGGCCGTCGGCACAGCGTTGGTCCTCTCGCACGTCTGA
- the acs gene encoding acetate--CoA ligase alpha subunit, translated as MDENTGGLSGLFAPERVAVIGATESEGSIGRAITSNLQADFAGEIVPVNPKYDDVLGLECYPDIAEVPGEVNLAVVVVPPKIAVEAVRQCGEAGVRNVVVITAGFGETGSEGASREAELTEVAQQYDLNLVGPNSLGVMSTPNGMNATFGPENALSGSISFMSQSGAFITAVLDWANDEGIGFKDVVSLGNKAVLDETDFVEAWGEDPNTDVILGYLEGVENGGEFIDSARRVTGDTPIVMVKSGRTEAGAQAVSSHTGTLAGSEQAYEAGLEQAGVLRVENVQELFDFAQILSGQPLPDSDDVAIVTNAGGPGVMTTDAVGDSNLSLASFSDETLSALSEAMPEEANIYNPIDAIGDADIERFEQALDIALADENVGCAVVLSAPTAVLDYDELAEVVTDLQAEYDKPVASVLMGGERTSSAKEKLREGGIPNYFDPARAVRSLDSLSRYREISQREYEDPEKFDVDRERARQILERVEERGDNRLGVEAMGLLDAYGIPTPEGTIAEDPEEAVASAQDIEGDVVMKIVSPDILHKSDIGGVKVGVAPEDVYDAYEDLVTRARNYQPDADILGVQVQEMVDLDSGTETIIGMNRDPQFGPLLLFGLGGIFVEILEDTETRVAPVSEREATEMVEGIRSAPLLRGARGREPADREAIVESLQRLSQLVTDFPAILELDVNPLVAGPDGVQAVDVRLTVDPDKL; from the coding sequence GTGGACGAGAATACGGGCGGTTTGTCGGGACTGTTCGCCCCCGAGCGAGTCGCCGTAATCGGCGCGACCGAGAGCGAAGGGTCGATAGGTCGGGCGATTACGAGCAACTTGCAGGCCGACTTCGCGGGCGAAATCGTCCCGGTGAACCCCAAATACGACGACGTGCTGGGTCTGGAGTGTTACCCCGACATCGCCGAGGTGCCGGGCGAAGTGAACCTCGCAGTAGTCGTCGTGCCCCCGAAAATCGCAGTCGAGGCCGTCCGCCAGTGCGGCGAGGCCGGCGTCCGGAACGTGGTGGTCATCACCGCCGGATTCGGCGAGACCGGAAGCGAGGGTGCGAGCAGAGAGGCCGAACTCACCGAGGTCGCCCAGCAGTACGACCTCAACCTCGTCGGTCCCAACAGCCTCGGGGTGATGAGTACCCCGAACGGGATGAACGCCACCTTCGGCCCCGAGAACGCGCTTTCCGGGTCGATTTCGTTCATGAGCCAGTCGGGGGCGTTCATCACCGCGGTCCTCGACTGGGCTAACGACGAGGGAATCGGTTTCAAAGACGTGGTGTCACTGGGCAACAAGGCAGTACTGGACGAGACCGACTTCGTGGAAGCATGGGGCGAGGACCCCAACACCGACGTAATTCTGGGCTATCTGGAGGGCGTCGAGAACGGCGGGGAGTTCATCGACTCGGCCCGCCGAGTGACCGGCGACACTCCCATCGTGATGGTCAAGTCGGGCCGGACCGAGGCCGGCGCGCAAGCGGTTTCGTCGCACACCGGCACCCTCGCCGGGAGCGAGCAGGCTTACGAGGCCGGACTGGAGCAGGCGGGCGTCCTCCGGGTCGAGAACGTCCAAGAGCTGTTCGACTTCGCCCAGATTCTGTCGGGCCAACCCCTGCCCGACTCCGACGACGTGGCTATCGTCACGAACGCTGGCGGTCCGGGCGTGATGACCACCGACGCGGTGGGCGACTCGAACCTCTCGCTGGCCTCGTTCTCCGACGAGACTCTCTCGGCGCTCTCGGAGGCGATGCCCGAGGAGGCCAACATCTACAACCCAATCGACGCCATCGGAGACGCCGACATCGAGCGATTCGAGCAGGCGCTGGACATCGCGCTGGCCGACGAGAACGTCGGGTGCGCGGTGGTCCTTTCGGCACCGACCGCGGTCCTCGACTACGACGAACTCGCCGAGGTCGTCACCGACTTGCAGGCCGAGTACGACAAGCCCGTCGCGTCGGTGCTGATGGGCGGCGAGCGCACTTCGTCGGCCAAGGAGAAACTGCGCGAGGGCGGCATTCCGAACTACTTCGACCCGGCGCGGGCGGTCCGGAGTCTCGATTCGCTCTCGCGCTACCGGGAAATCAGCCAGCGCGAGTACGAGGACCCCGAAAAATTCGACGTGGACCGGGAGCGCGCCCGCCAAATTCTGGAACGCGTCGAGGAGCGCGGCGACAATCGCCTCGGCGTGGAAGCGATGGGTCTGCTCGACGCCTACGGGATTCCGACCCCCGAGGGGACCATCGCCGAGGACCCCGAGGAGGCCGTCGCGTCGGCCCAAGACATCGAGGGCGACGTGGTGATGAAAATCGTCTCCCCCGACATTCTCCACAAGTCCGACATCGGCGGCGTGAAGGTCGGTGTCGCCCCGGAAGACGTGTACGATGCCTACGAGGACCTCGTGACTCGCGCCCGGAACTACCAGCCAGACGCCGATATTCTGGGCGTGCAGGTCCAAGAGATGGTGGACCTCGATTCGGGCACCGAGACCATCATCGGGATGAACCGGGACCCGCAGTTCGGTCCCCTGCTGTTGTTCGGTCTCGGCGGTATCTTCGTGGAGATTCTGGAGGACACCGAGACCCGAGTCGCCCCGGTCAGCGAGCGAGAGGCCACCGAGATGGTCGAGGGAATCCGGTCGGCACCCCTCCTGCGAGGAGCGAGGGGGCGCGAACCCGCCGACCGGGAGGCAATCGTAGAGAGCCTTCAGCGTCTCTCGCAACTCGTGACCGACTTCCCCGCAATCTTGGAACTCGACGTGAACCCCCTCGTGGCCGGTCCCGACGGGGTGCAGGCCGTGGACGTGCGACTGACTGTGGACCCTGATAAACTATGA
- a CDS encoding phosphoenolpyruvate carboxykinase (ATP) encodes MSESGKTVQSLETALPDPAEADDVIYNPSMDRLREFSEHLETTTEFGSPSYVSEERSRNADKTKNAVDSNFGADDYSRIEDAFAEAREREMVCVDRQMGRHDGHSYVCRLYVPKEFGRIALAWSKLFEPVQYDGDETPDPDFVTVQVPDADEVAIRILPDEGTTAVLGSDYTGEAKKSFLRLFMYYAKQSGGLGLHAGSKRVRLEDDSGELSEVGQAFLGLSATGKSTLTAHGLWLDEESGEEATMLQDDVCALLPDGTIAGSEGHGLYVKTIGLEEEEQPALYSAVTDESAVLENVDVAEDGTVDFDSDRHTSNGRAVIERDELSSAGEDIDLGGVDQVFFITRNPVMPPVAKLTPEEAAVAFMLGESIQTSAGDPSKAGESIRVVGTNPFIMGSKGEEGNRFRNLVADLDVDCYVLNTGHLGEGQKDIGVEESVTILREIARGTVEWGDDEATGLTTPTEVPGMDISAFEVADNVANLDEKLATLRTERRTHLDTFEDLADDIRDAVY; translated from the coding sequence ATGTCAGAATCCGGGAAGACAGTTCAATCGCTGGAGACAGCACTCCCTGACCCGGCCGAAGCGGACGACGTGATTTATAATCCGTCGATGGACCGACTCCGCGAGTTCTCCGAGCATCTCGAAACGACGACGGAGTTCGGTTCTCCGTCCTACGTCAGCGAGGAGCGCTCGCGCAACGCCGACAAGACCAAGAACGCGGTCGATTCGAACTTCGGCGCGGACGATTACTCCCGCATCGAAGACGCCTTCGCCGAGGCCCGCGAGCGAGAGATGGTCTGCGTGGACCGCCAGATGGGCCGCCACGACGGCCACTCCTACGTCTGCCGACTCTACGTCCCCAAGGAGTTCGGCCGCATCGCGCTGGCGTGGTCGAAGCTTTTCGAACCCGTCCAGTACGACGGCGACGAGACGCCCGACCCCGACTTCGTGACGGTGCAGGTGCCCGACGCCGACGAGGTGGCCATCCGAATCCTCCCCGACGAGGGGACCACCGCGGTCCTCGGGAGCGACTACACCGGCGAGGCCAAGAAGTCCTTCCTTCGGCTATTCATGTACTACGCCAAGCAGAGCGGAGGACTCGGCCTCCACGCCGGAAGCAAGCGCGTCCGCCTCGAAGACGATTCGGGCGAGTTGTCGGAGGTCGGACAGGCCTTCCTCGGACTCTCCGCGACGGGCAAGTCCACGCTGACCGCCCACGGTCTCTGGCTTGACGAGGAGTCGGGCGAGGAGGCCACCATGCTTCAGGACGACGTGTGCGCGCTCCTCCCCGACGGGACGATTGCGGGAAGCGAGGGCCACGGTCTCTACGTCAAGACCATCGGACTGGAGGAAGAAGAACAGCCAGCACTCTACAGCGCCGTCACCGACGAGTCGGCCGTGCTGGAGAACGTGGACGTTGCTGAGGATGGCACCGTGGACTTCGACAGCGACCGCCACACCTCGAACGGACGCGCCGTCATCGAGCGCGACGAACTGTCCTCGGCGGGCGAGGACATCGACCTCGGTGGGGTTGACCAAGTGTTCTTCATCACGCGCAACCCGGTGATGCCCCCGGTCGCCAAGTTGACGCCCGAGGAGGCCGCCGTGGCGTTCATGCTCGGCGAGTCCATCCAGACCAGCGCGGGCGACCCCTCGAAGGCCGGCGAGTCCATCCGCGTGGTCGGCACCAACCCCTTCATCATGGGTTCGAAGGGCGAGGAGGGCAACCGATTCCGGAATCTCGTGGCGGACCTCGACGTGGACTGCTACGTGCTGAACACGGGCCACCTCGGCGAGGGCCAGAAGGACATCGGCGTCGAGGAGTCGGTCACCATCCTGCGGGAAATCGCCCGCGGGACGGTCGAGTGGGGCGACGACGAGGCCACCGGCCTGACGACACCGACCGAGGTCCCCGGCATGGACATCTCGGCGTTCGAGGTGGCCGACAACGTGGCGAATCTGGACGAGAAACTGGCCACGCTCCGGACCGAGCGCCGGACCCACCTCGACACGTTCGAGGACCTCGCCGACGACATCCGCGACGCGGTGTACTGA
- a CDS encoding GNAT family N-acetyltransferase yields the protein MPGAVFLRGDDVTLRTIEEDDIEFLRDTINLPEVRAGLTTAFPLNAVQEREYFEEQVSNREDVNLAICHDEEIVGTIGLHDLNQRAGHCEIGIWLAPEFHGRGYGTAASRLLTDYAVRELRMHRVMARVLATNEASARIWEKLGFEEEGVHRDEAFTDGEYVDMRYFGVLADEWLE from the coding sequence ATGCCCGGTGCGGTATTCCTTCGGGGCGACGACGTGACGCTCCGGACCATCGAGGAGGACGACATCGAGTTCCTGCGCGACACCATCAACTTGCCCGAAGTGCGCGCTGGCTTGACCACGGCGTTCCCGCTCAACGCCGTGCAGGAGCGCGAGTACTTCGAGGAGCAGGTGTCGAACCGCGAGGACGTGAACCTCGCAATCTGTCACGACGAGGAAATCGTCGGTACCATCGGTCTCCACGACCTGAACCAGCGGGCGGGCCACTGCGAAATCGGCATCTGGCTTGCCCCCGAGTTCCACGGCCGGGGCTACGGCACCGCGGCCTCGCGCCTGCTGACCGACTACGCCGTCCGCGAACTCCGGATGCACCGCGTGATGGCCCGCGTGCTGGCGACTAACGAGGCCTCGGCGCGCATCTGGGAGAAGTTGGGCTTCGAGGAGGAGGGCGTCCACCGAGACGAGGCGTTCACCGACGGCGAGTACGTCGATATGCGCTACTTCGGCGTGCTGGCCGACGAGTGGCTTGAGTAG
- a CDS encoding trimeric intracellular cation channel family protein, with protein sequence MNTVGLVAFALVGATKAIREEFDVFGVAVVGLVTAFAGGATRDLLVNRVPLVLRSLGEIGLGLLGVALAVGLSVVLDSPDDHPVTLVSDAIGLAAFATAGAIVAADASVSGFGVVAVATINAVGGGAFADILLDRSPFILFDDFYASCAVLGGTTYWVAVTLGGTAGTAAAVCAAVTVGTRLAAVNYGWSLPTAQTLGLARDSS encoded by the coding sequence ATGAACACGGTCGGATTGGTGGCGTTCGCGCTCGTCGGCGCGACCAAGGCGATACGAGAGGAGTTCGACGTGTTCGGAGTCGCAGTCGTCGGGTTGGTCACGGCGTTCGCTGGCGGGGCGACACGGGACCTGCTGGTGAATCGCGTCCCGCTGGTACTCCGGTCGCTCGGCGAAATCGGTCTCGGCCTCCTCGGCGTGGCGCTGGCGGTCGGACTGAGCGTCGTCCTCGACTCTCCCGACGACCATCCGGTCACGCTGGTCTCCGACGCAATCGGACTCGCCGCGTTCGCCACTGCCGGAGCCATCGTGGCGGCCGACGCCAGCGTCTCGGGGTTCGGTGTCGTCGCCGTTGCGACCATCAACGCGGTCGGCGGTGGTGCCTTCGCGGACATCCTCCTCGACCGCTCACCGTTCATCTTGTTCGACGATTTCTACGCGAGTTGCGCGGTGCTGGGCGGAACGACCTACTGGGTCGCGGTGACGCTCGGCGGAACGGCGGGGACTGCCGCGGCGGTGTGCGCGGCGGTGACGGTTGGGACGCGGTTGGCGGCGGTCAACTACGGGTGGAGCCTTCCAACGGCTCAGACGCTCGGGTTAGCTCGTGATAGCTCCTAA